In one Lycium barbarum isolate Lr01 chromosome 7, ASM1917538v2, whole genome shotgun sequence genomic region, the following are encoded:
- the LOC132602021 gene encoding TPD1 protein homolog 1B-like: protein MLHPSSHGKYLWLALVSLLLFPFTTSCWFDYTRKCSPSDIQIYQGPSGFSGLHIPQYTVQIVNEASASDGVFNVQLHCGEFASANLIEPSIFKRIGCGICLLKNGERILPGEVISFEYSNILPYDLSVSQVKC, encoded by the exons ATGCTTCATCCTTCAAGCCATGGAAAATACTTATGGCTAGCTTTAGTGTCTTTGCTTCTCTTCCCCTTCACAACTTCAT GTTGGTTTGACTATACAAGGAAATGTTCTCCAAgtgatatacaaatataccaaggCCCATCTGGTTTTAGTGGTCTTCATATACCCCAATATACAGTGCAAATTGTGAATGAGGCATCAGCTAGTGATGGGGTATTTAATGTTCAATTACATTGTGGTGAATTTGCTTCTGCAAATTTGATTGAACCATCAATATTTAAAAGAATTGGTTGTGGTATTTGCCTCTTGAAAAATGGCGAAAGGATTCTCCCTGGAGAAGTGATTTCTTTTGAGTATTCAAATATTCTTCCTTATGATTTATCTGTTAGTCAAGTTAAGTGCTGA